One part of the Leucobacter triazinivorans genome encodes these proteins:
- a CDS encoding ATP-dependent DNA ligase: MEHLRYVITAKLRRRESFFLTWHPRDTSTNAPRAAGPVTLWVSPSSPIGFEFSSSAPGPLSREWISALMSGSYGTRGLLVIPERAVQSRRAAGE, encoded by the coding sequence ACACCTGCGCTATGTGATCACGGCGAAGCTGCGCAGACGGGAGTCGTTCTTCCTGACCTGGCACCCGCGGGACACCAGCACCAATGCTCCACGTGCAGCTGGACCGGTGACGCTGTGGGTCTCGCCGTCGTCACCGATCGGTTTCGAATTCTCGAGCTCCGCCCCCGGGCCCCTGTCGCGCGAGTGGATCTCAGCCCTCATGAGCGGGTCCTACGGCACCCGCGGGCTCTTGGTCATCCCCGAACGCGCGGTGCAGAGCCGCCGAGCTGCCGGCGAGTGA
- the lexA gene encoding transcriptional repressor LexA: MSNAAAPHSTKPLSEKQQAILEYIARSVESRGYPPSMREIGDAVGLSSLSSVTHQLSRLELGGYIRRDPNRPRALEILVELAETSSAVAESPTQQPEEAAYVPLVGQIAAGVPITAEQQVEELVPLPRQLVGDGQLFMLRVVGDSMVDAAICDGDFVVVRQQREAENGDIVAAMLDGEATVKVFRRRDGHTWLLPRNSAFEPILGDHAEVLGRVVAVFRSV; encoded by the coding sequence ATGAGCAACGCTGCCGCGCCCCACTCCACGAAGCCCCTGAGCGAGAAGCAGCAGGCGATCCTGGAGTACATCGCGCGCTCCGTCGAAAGCCGCGGGTACCCCCCGAGCATGCGCGAGATCGGCGACGCCGTCGGCCTCTCCTCACTGTCGAGCGTCACCCATCAACTCAGCCGACTGGAGCTCGGCGGCTACATCCGCCGCGACCCCAATCGGCCCCGCGCGCTCGAGATCCTGGTCGAGCTCGCCGAAACGAGCAGCGCCGTCGCCGAGTCCCCGACGCAGCAGCCCGAGGAGGCCGCGTACGTGCCGCTCGTCGGCCAGATCGCCGCAGGCGTGCCGATCACCGCCGAGCAGCAAGTCGAAGAGCTCGTTCCGCTTCCCCGCCAGCTCGTCGGCGATGGGCAGCTCTTCATGCTGCGCGTGGTCGGGGACTCGATGGTCGACGCCGCCATCTGCGACGGCGACTTCGTCGTGGTGCGCCAGCAGCGCGAGGCCGAGAACGGCGACATCGTCGCCGCGATGCTCGACGGAGAGGCCACGGTCAAGGTGTTCCGCCGCCGAGACGGGCACACCTGGCTGCTCCCCCGCAACAGCGCCTTCGAGCCGATCCTCGGCGACCACGCCGAGGTGCTGGGACGCGTCGTCGCGGTGTTCCGCTCCGTCTGA
- a CDS encoding LysM peptidoglycan-binding domain-containing protein — protein MNAQTIPAQGALEIASIASSEADGGTVKLRLTRRGRVVFGGLATVLVAGVLAFLAALGAPQASASDSESAQLFPYAVVQPGSSLWSIATDLDPSADPRDLVAEIVQLNQLDGSGVDAGQALAVPMRYAESPTVVSADELGL, from the coding sequence ATGAATGCGCAGACGATTCCGGCCCAGGGCGCGCTCGAGATCGCGTCGATTGCAAGTTCCGAGGCCGACGGCGGCACAGTCAAGCTCCGGCTCACCCGTCGCGGGCGCGTGGTGTTCGGTGGCCTGGCCACGGTGCTCGTGGCGGGTGTGCTCGCATTCCTCGCTGCGCTCGGCGCCCCGCAGGCGAGCGCATCGGATTCCGAGAGTGCGCAGCTCTTCCCCTATGCGGTCGTGCAGCCGGGGTCCTCGCTCTGGTCGATCGCCACGGATCTCGACCCCTCCGCCGATCCCCGCGATCTGGTCGCAGAGATCGTGCAGCTCAATCAGCTCGATGGATCGGGCGTTGACGCGGGACAGGCGCTCGCGGTGCCGATGCGCTACGCCGAGAGCCCGACGGTGGTGTCCGCTGACGAGTTGGGCCTGTGA